The Candidatus Neomarinimicrobiota bacterium genome includes a region encoding these proteins:
- the atpC gene encoding ATP synthase F1 subunit epsilon, whose protein sequence is MSTFNLEIVTPTRILEEGDVSYLRCPGTDGSFGVMASHREAVIGLDVGEIKVTQGGKDFFYATSGGFAEITKEKVQLLVETVEKSSEIDSGRAEASMQRSKERIAGKADSDMDRAEVA, encoded by the coding sequence ATGAGCACTTTTAACCTGGAAATTGTTACACCGACACGCATCCTTGAAGAAGGTGACGTGTCCTACCTGCGCTGCCCCGGAACCGATGGTTCTTTTGGTGTAATGGCCAGCCATCGTGAAGCGGTGATTGGATTGGACGTGGGCGAAATCAAAGTAACCCAAGGGGGCAAAGATTTCTTCTATGCAACCAGTGGCGGTTTTGCTGAAATCACCAAAGAAAAGGTACAACTTCTGGTTGAAACAGTTGAGAAATCCAGTGAGATAGATTCTGGTCGTGCGGAAGCATCCATGCAGCGATCCAAAGAACGGATTGCCGGCAAAGCAGATTCAGATATGGATCGGGCTGAAGTAGC
- the atpD gene encoding F0F1 ATP synthase subunit beta, which yields MSKVTGKISQIMGAVVDVVFEDGRLPEILNALEVDRGDEGTLVLEVAQHLGDGIVRTVAMDSTDGLTRGVSAVDSGIPISVPVGQETLGRLFDVLGNTIDGKGELKTKQTNPIHRSAPKHEDLTTSTEILVTGIKVVDLMEPYTKGGKTGLFGGAGVGKTVLIQELIRNIATEHGGYSVFAGVGERTREGNDLYNEMTESGVIDKTTMVFGQMNEPPGARLRVALSGLAMAEYFRDEEGKDVLLFIDNIFRFTQAGSEVSALLGRMPSAVGYQPTLSTEMGDLQERITSTKKGSITSVQAVYVPADDLTDPAPATAFAHLDATSVLERKIAELGIYPAVDPLASTSRIMDPRVIGDRHYDVARNVQGVLQKYKDLQDIIAILGMDELSDEDKQVVSRARKIQKFFSQPFYVAEQFTGTPGRYVELEDTISGFEAILNGDVDDLHENAFAYVGTIDEAMDKAKKQAA from the coding sequence ATGTCTAAAGTGACAGGTAAAATTTCTCAAATCATGGGTGCCGTGGTTGACGTCGTTTTTGAAGACGGCCGCCTCCCTGAAATTTTAAACGCCCTCGAGGTGGATCGTGGTGATGAAGGTACTCTTGTACTAGAAGTTGCTCAACATTTAGGCGATGGTATTGTTCGTACCGTTGCCATGGATTCCACTGATGGCTTAACCCGTGGTGTGTCCGCGGTTGACTCCGGTATTCCAATTTCTGTCCCTGTTGGCCAGGAAACATTGGGCCGTCTTTTTGATGTGCTCGGAAATACCATTGATGGTAAGGGCGAACTGAAAACAAAACAGACCAACCCCATTCACCGTTCTGCCCCAAAGCATGAAGATTTAACCACTTCAACAGAAATATTGGTTACCGGTATTAAAGTTGTTGACCTCATGGAGCCTTACACCAAAGGTGGTAAAACCGGATTATTCGGTGGTGCCGGTGTGGGTAAAACAGTTTTGATTCAGGAGTTAATCCGTAATATTGCTACGGAACATGGCGGTTATTCTGTATTCGCCGGTGTGGGTGAACGTACCCGCGAAGGTAATGACCTTTATAATGAAATGACCGAATCTGGTGTTATTGATAAGACCACCATGGTATTCGGACAGATGAATGAACCTCCCGGCGCGCGCCTTCGTGTGGCATTGAGTGGTTTAGCTATGGCAGAATATTTCCGTGATGAAGAAGGTAAGGATGTGCTGCTTTTTATTGATAATATTTTCCGATTCACTCAAGCTGGTTCTGAGGTTTCGGCATTATTGGGCCGTATGCCTTCTGCTGTGGGATATCAACCAACATTATCTACTGAAATGGGTGACCTTCAGGAACGCATTACATCGACTAAAAAAGGATCGATTACTTCTGTCCAAGCCGTTTATGTACCGGCGGATGATTTGACAGATCCGGCCCCTGCAACTGCATTTGCTCACTTAGATGCAACATCTGTTCTGGAACGTAAAATTGCTGAATTGGGTATTTATCCCGCTGTGGATCCGTTAGCCTCTACATCCAGAATCATGGACCCCCGTGTGATTGGCGACCGTCATTATGACGTAGCCAGAAACGTTCAGGGTGTGTTGCAGAAATATAAAGATTTACAGGATATTATTGCGATTCTCGGGATGGACGAATTGTCTGATGAAGATAAACAAGTTGTATCCCGTGCCCGTAAAATTCAGAAATTCTTCTCACAACCATTCTATGTGGCGGAACAGTTTACCGGTACCCCCGGCCGCTATGTTGAATTAGAAGATACAATCTCCGGATTTGAAGCGATTCTAAATGGTGATGTGGATGACCTCCATGAAAATGCATTTGCTTATGTGGGTACCATTGATGAAGCCATGGATAAAGCAAAGAAACAAGCTGCCTAA
- the atpG gene encoding ATP synthase F1 subunit gamma, with amino-acid sequence MANLKDIRDRIKSVKSIQKVTKAMKMVAAAKMRRAQENMEQARPYSNRLTEIIQNLLPDVDRDLLPLLNVREVKRSAYVVVTSDKGLAGSFNSSILRKAQNEIDVLGKDNVDVFCIGKKARDHFKVRGYNIIETYVDFWGSLNFNHAIKIGNGIVSHFLNGHVDEIHVVYNEFVSVATQMVLTEKLLPLDYETGEGAVADRLYEPSKDEIVKSLVPRHLNVQMWKYLLESYSSEQAARMVAMENATSNSEDMIKNLTLEFNKARQAAITTEMLEIVSGAEALK; translated from the coding sequence ATGGCCAACCTGAAAGACATTCGCGATCGGATCAAATCCGTCAAAAGCATTCAAAAAGTGACCAAAGCTATGAAAATGGTTGCGGCTGCCAAGATGCGTCGCGCTCAGGAAAACATGGAACAGGCACGACCCTATTCCAACCGTTTAACTGAAATTATCCAAAACTTACTCCCCGATGTGGATCGTGACCTTTTGCCATTATTGAATGTGCGAGAAGTAAAACGAAGCGCTTATGTGGTGGTTACATCCGATAAAGGATTGGCCGGATCGTTCAATAGTTCCATCCTTCGCAAAGCTCAAAATGAAATTGATGTATTGGGAAAGGATAATGTGGATGTCTTTTGCATCGGTAAAAAAGCACGTGACCATTTTAAAGTTCGTGGATATAATATTATTGAGACATATGTGGATTTTTGGGGAAGTCTCAATTTTAATCACGCCATCAAGATCGGTAACGGAATTGTTAGTCATTTCTTGAATGGTCATGTGGATGAAATTCATGTGGTTTATAATGAATTTGTCAGTGTAGCTACTCAAATGGTTTTGACAGAAAAACTCCTACCTTTGGATTATGAAACAGGTGAAGGTGCTGTTGCTGACAGGCTCTATGAACCATCCAAAGATGAGATTGTGAAATCACTGGTACCGAGACATTTGAATGTTCAAATGTGGAAATATTTGCTGGAATCCTATTCCAGTGAACAAGCAGCCCGAATGGTAGCTATGGAAAATGCCACTAGTAATTCGGAAGATATGATTAAAAATTTAACATTAGAATTCAACAAAGCACGACAAGCAGCGATTACGACAGAAATGTTGGAAATTGTTAGCGGTGCTGAAGCACTAAAATAA
- a CDS encoding F0F1 ATP synthase subunit alpha yields the protein MDIKTDNITALLKEQIARFDLSVDVSEVGEVIEVGDGVARVSGLENVMSSELVELPNGVFGMALNLEDDNVGLVLFGDSRLVKEGDLAKRTNRVVEVPVGNAMLGRVVNPLGQPIDGKGPIDTNEHLAIERKALGVMARSPVNQPLQTGIKAVDSMIPVGRGQRELIIGDRQTGKTAVAIDTIINQKNTHDGDEPVYCIYVAIGQKASTVATIVAELEANGAMEYTTVVAANASDAAPLQYIAPYSGCAMGEYFRDNGKHALIIYDDLSKQAVAYRQMSLVLRRPPGREAFPGDVFYLHSRLLERASKLSADLGGGSLTALPIIETQEGDVSAYIPTNVISITDGQIYLEKNLFNSGVRPAIDVGISVSRVGGNAQIKAMKKVAGTLRLDLAQYRELEAFAKFGSDLDKNTQAQLTRGERMVEILKQGQYAPVSVEKQVAVIFAASKGYIDGVAVDKVAEYESGLFDYLEANNSEDLKAIAKEGVISDDMSKRLEKSISDFTKGFTA from the coding sequence ATGGATATCAAAACGGATAATATCACTGCCCTGTTAAAGGAACAGATCGCTCGATTCGATCTTTCCGTTGACGTTTCAGAAGTGGGTGAAGTTATCGAAGTTGGTGACGGTGTGGCCCGTGTAAGCGGACTGGAAAACGTCATGAGCTCCGAGCTTGTTGAATTGCCAAACGGTGTTTTCGGAATGGCATTGAACTTAGAAGACGACAATGTTGGTCTTGTATTGTTCGGTGATTCCCGCCTCGTTAAAGAAGGTGACTTGGCTAAACGAACCAATCGTGTGGTTGAAGTTCCTGTGGGGAACGCTATGCTAGGTCGTGTAGTAAACCCATTGGGTCAGCCCATTGATGGAAAAGGCCCCATCGATACAAACGAACACCTTGCCATCGAAAGAAAAGCATTGGGTGTGATGGCCCGTTCACCTGTAAATCAACCGCTTCAAACCGGGATTAAAGCTGTTGACAGTATGATCCCTGTAGGGCGTGGCCAGCGTGAATTGATTATTGGCGACCGTCAGACTGGTAAAACGGCAGTAGCCATCGATACCATTATTAATCAGAAAAATACTCACGATGGGGATGAGCCTGTTTATTGTATTTATGTGGCTATCGGTCAGAAAGCTTCTACAGTTGCGACTATTGTAGCTGAGCTAGAAGCCAACGGTGCCATGGAATACACAACTGTTGTGGCAGCCAACGCATCTGATGCAGCGCCGCTCCAATACATTGCCCCTTATTCTGGGTGTGCTATGGGTGAATATTTTCGGGATAATGGTAAACATGCCCTTATTATTTATGATGATTTATCCAAACAGGCTGTGGCTTATCGCCAGATGTCTTTGGTTCTTCGTCGTCCACCAGGCCGTGAAGCATTCCCCGGGGATGTATTCTATCTTCACAGTCGATTATTGGAACGTGCCTCTAAACTTTCTGCCGATTTGGGTGGTGGTTCCTTAACCGCCCTGCCGATTATTGAAACGCAGGAAGGTGACGTTTCCGCATACATCCCAACAAATGTAATTTCAATTACCGATGGTCAGATATACCTTGAGAAGAACTTGTTCAACTCCGGTGTACGTCCTGCCATTGATGTAGGAATTTCCGTTTCCCGAGTGGGTGGTAACGCTCAGATTAAAGCGATGAAAAAAGTTGCCGGTACATTGCGCCTAGATTTGGCCCAGTATCGTGAACTTGAAGCATTTGCAAAATTTGGTTCTGACTTGGATAAAAACACCCAAGCCCAGCTTACTCGTGGTGAGCGTATGGTTGAAATCCTGAAACAGGGTCAGTATGCTCCTGTAAGTGTAGAAAAACAGGTTGCCGTTATTTTTGCTGCCTCCAAAGGATATATTGACGGTGTTGCCGTTGACAAAGTTGCTGAATATGAATCCGGGCTTTTTGATTATCTCGAAGCCAATAATTCGGAAGATTTGAAAGCAATCGCTAAAGAAGGTGTCATCAGTGATGACATGAGCAAAAGATTGGAAAAATCAATTTCTGATTTCACTAAGGGTTTTACTGCCTAA
- the atpH gene encoding ATP synthase F1 subunit delta, with translation MKLESKAKNYVEAIFNVATQSGSEKAVKDSLELVVSSLRVSPEFRAFLLSKRISEVQKAEAVKSALGDQCHPIISEFLGLVKGDNLVKLLTSINKAYGVKFAEAMNFVSITAHVTGKMSESEEADLKSSLESALGKSTELNVNVDPSLIGGIKLRVGNKFLDASIQNQLENMRLALLEA, from the coding sequence ATGAAGCTTGAGTCCAAGGCTAAAAATTACGTCGAAGCCATTTTTAATGTGGCGACGCAATCCGGGTCAGAAAAAGCGGTAAAGGATTCCCTGGAATTGGTTGTCAGTTCTTTGCGGGTGTCTCCTGAATTTCGTGCTTTTCTATTATCCAAACGGATTAGCGAAGTCCAAAAGGCCGAAGCTGTAAAATCTGCCCTTGGTGACCAGTGTCACCCGATCATATCCGAATTTTTAGGATTGGTTAAAGGTGACAATCTGGTCAAGTTGCTTACATCTATCAACAAAGCCTATGGGGTGAAATTTGCTGAAGCAATGAATTTTGTTTCAATCACAGCCCATGTTACAGGCAAAATGTCTGAAAGTGAAGAAGCAGATCTTAAGTCATCATTGGAATCCGCATTGGGAAAATCAACTGAACTAAATGTAAATGTTGACCCATCCCTCATCGGCGGAATTAAACTACGTGTTGGAAATAAATTCCTAGACGCATCAATCCAAAATCAATTGGAAAATATGCGTCTTGCATTATTAGAAGCATAA
- the atpF gene encoding F0F1 ATP synthase subunit B, translating into MNPLVQLDPGLFIWTIITFLVLFFVLAKFAWKPLLKMLEDREGMIRSSLADAEKAKIELERLNEESEAIMAKARSEAQSILTDGKAAAEKVKDDLIAKAKEQAIKIRDDAGKQIQVEKDKAIADIKQEVVNISLLVAEKLINKNLNDADNKSLIEESLKKVKTYEA; encoded by the coding sequence ATGAACCCTTTAGTTCAACTCGATCCGGGCTTATTTATCTGGACGATTATCACCTTTTTGGTGTTGTTTTTCGTCCTGGCCAAATTTGCCTGGAAGCCCTTGCTCAAAATGCTTGAGGATCGTGAAGGTATGATTCGAAGTTCTCTCGCTGATGCCGAAAAAGCCAAAATAGAATTGGAACGGCTCAACGAAGAATCTGAAGCAATCATGGCCAAAGCCCGGTCCGAAGCACAATCCATTCTAACCGATGGTAAAGCTGCTGCAGAAAAAGTCAAAGATGACCTTATTGCGAAAGCGAAAGAGCAAGCGATAAAGATCCGCGATGATGCTGGAAAGCAAATTCAGGTAGAAAAAGATAAAGCAATTGCTGATATCAAACAGGAAGTGGTCAACATTTCCCTTTTGGTAGCAGAAAAGCTGATCAATAAAAACCTGAATGATGCGGATAATAAATCTCTAATTGAAGAGTCACTTAAAAAAGTGAAAACATATGAAGCTTGA
- a CDS encoding ATP synthase F0 subunit C translates to MEATTLMPIGFGLITIGAALGIGKFASAAAESIARQPEAADKITGAVNLPLFLLEGVAILAEVFTFLMLILK, encoded by the coding sequence ATGGAAGCTACCACATTAATGCCAATCGGTTTTGGCTTGATAACTATAGGTGCTGCACTGGGTATTGGAAAATTCGCTTCTGCTGCTGCAGAAAGCATCGCCCGTCAGCCCGAAGCTGCAGATAAGATCACAGGTGCTGTTAACCTGCCACTATTCCTTCTCGAAGGTGTAGCTATTTTGGCTGAGGTTTTCACATTCCTGATGTTGATCCTTAAGTAA
- the atpB gene encoding F0F1 ATP synthase subunit A, protein MISGGEQAQGSSVMDQVGDNIIHHVSNSDIHHPIVHLPHLFGIDMSVTKHVMMLWIVATVVSVAVIIPIRKFLRRGDGVPKGMANAIESVVKFIRDSIVAPNVGPKWVNTWTPLILTFFFFILFSNAIGMVPIFDVLGVFNRFVLGVPASDSHNFINGILHGGVTATGNFNVTAALATITFFTIIIAGSKAHGFIQHWKNLVPKGLAWPVYIILLPIEIMGLFVKPFALTMRLAANMTGGHIALLALLSLMAIFAEMFHSAVAGIGVAFVAVPMAAAISGLEIIVVMVQAYVFTLLTAVFVGMAINSHH, encoded by the coding sequence ATGATATCAGGCGGTGAACAAGCTCAAGGTTCCAGTGTAATGGACCAAGTGGGCGATAACATAATCCACCACGTTTCGAATTCAGACATTCACCATCCCATCGTGCATTTGCCACATTTATTTGGGATTGATATGTCTGTCACTAAGCACGTAATGATGCTCTGGATTGTAGCAACAGTAGTATCCGTTGCTGTCATTATCCCTATTCGCAAATTTCTTCGCAGAGGTGATGGTGTACCTAAGGGAATGGCCAATGCTATTGAGAGCGTTGTTAAGTTTATCCGAGATTCAATTGTTGCGCCAAATGTAGGACCGAAATGGGTCAATACATGGACGCCTCTAATTCTTACTTTTTTCTTTTTTATCTTGTTCTCTAATGCCATTGGAATGGTACCAATATTTGATGTGTTGGGTGTCTTTAACCGTTTTGTCCTAGGTGTTCCGGCTAGCGATTCCCATAATTTCATAAATGGAATTCTTCATGGTGGTGTTACGGCCACAGGGAATTTCAATGTAACCGCAGCCTTAGCAACAATTACATTTTTTACCATTATTATCGCCGGTTCAAAAGCGCATGGATTTATCCAACACTGGAAAAATTTAGTGCCCAAAGGATTGGCTTGGCCCGTTTATATTATTTTACTTCCCATAGAAATTATGGGATTATTCGTTAAGCCTTTCGCATTGACCATGCGTTTAGCGGCGAACATGACCGGCGGACACATTGCGCTGCTGGCCCTTTTATCACTCATGGCGATATTTGCCGAAATGTTTCATTCGGCAGTAGCCGGGATCGGCGTGGCATTTGTAGCCGTACCGATGGCTGCTGCTATATCAGGATTAGAGATCATTGTTGTCATGGTGCAGGCGTATGTATTTACCCTGCTTACCGCAGTTTTTGTGGGTATGGCAATCAACTCTCATCATTAA
- a CDS encoding AtpZ/AtpI family protein — protein sequence MIDDPDNHLGKSLNQFQKFVRQAGPSAAAAYTLMGSILFLGGIGYFIDQYFNSSPLYLLIGLGFGLVIGFYELAKSVFKK from the coding sequence ATGATTGATGATCCTGACAATCATTTAGGTAAATCACTTAATCAATTTCAAAAGTTTGTCCGTCAGGCTGGCCCCTCTGCAGCAGCGGCTTATACGTTAATGGGCTCGATATTATTTTTAGGGGGCATTGGTTATTTTATCGATCAATATTTCAATTCATCTCCATTATATTTACTCATCGGTTTGGGGTTTGGTCTTGTGATTGGGTTTTATGAATTAGCAAAGTCTGTATTTAAAAAATGA
- a CDS encoding polymer-forming cytoskeletal protein, producing the protein MAKNENKDVHTMIGADAVIQGSIACEGGVAVYGKVYGDVTSEGPVRVARGGEVHGNIQANDTQIGGIVDGNVRVENRAILGAESELKGDLIYRSLVIEEGAQFQGHCVLVGSEPTVEPEYHTESPAVENHSDQEGSKASSFSVDENNPSPAEDRSHQHD; encoded by the coding sequence ATGGCTAAGAATGAAAATAAAGATGTACATACAATGATTGGCGCAGATGCCGTCATTCAGGGAAGCATAGCGTGTGAAGGGGGCGTTGCCGTTTATGGAAAAGTTTATGGGGACGTAACTTCTGAAGGGCCCGTACGGGTTGCCCGAGGCGGAGAGGTCCATGGTAATATCCAGGCTAATGATACCCAAATAGGTGGAATTGTGGATGGAAATGTAAGAGTCGAAAACCGCGCTATTCTTGGAGCAGAATCTGAACTTAAAGGCGATTTGATTTACCGATCATTGGTGATAGAAGAAGGCGCCCAGTTTCAGGGCCATTGTGTACTGGTTGGTAGTGAGCCAACTGTTGAGCCGGAATACCATACTGAGTCACCAGCGGTTGAGAATCATTCTGACCAAGAGGGATCTAAAGCCTCGAGTTTTTCGGTGGATGAAAATAATCCATCGCCTGCGGAAGATCGTTCTCACCAACATGATTGA
- a CDS encoding M23 family metallopeptidase → MIWNVFSTFYGQSNSWICNAFDKNNMHPSRYTFLIIPDHDGENKRFSISRRKTFFIIFTIITILSVMVMALTYLTPKAMDQIRMKNRYEEVIGERTKVLELYRDLERMKQMELVVQKALGTDLTVSESGDGNLIESKELKPILSDDTKNIPSMIPVNGYLTQEMNEKEKDGTRQHYGVDIAVPVGESVKASAGGQVVFSGWTPELGNLVVIYHGNEYFTYYGHNKILLVNSHDQVSRGDVIASSGNSGMSSGPHLHFEIWKEGLAVDPLSYFPTLNNTNMNVN, encoded by the coding sequence ATGATTTGGAACGTATTCTCGACCTTTTACGGTCAATCGAATAGTTGGATTTGCAACGCTTTCGACAAAAATAATATGCATCCCAGCCGTTATACTTTCCTAATTATCCCTGACCATGATGGAGAGAATAAACGTTTTTCAATTTCACGGAGAAAAACCTTTTTTATTATTTTCACTATTATTACCATACTTTCAGTAATGGTAATGGCATTAACCTATTTAACACCTAAAGCCATGGATCAAATCCGAATGAAAAACCGCTATGAAGAAGTTATCGGTGAGCGGACGAAAGTATTGGAATTATATCGCGATTTGGAACGGATGAAGCAAATGGAATTGGTTGTCCAGAAAGCATTGGGGACCGATTTAACAGTGAGTGAGTCAGGGGATGGTAACTTGATTGAATCAAAAGAATTGAAACCAATACTTTCGGATGATACGAAAAATATTCCATCCATGATTCCGGTGAATGGCTATTTGACACAAGAAATGAATGAGAAAGAGAAAGATGGTACTCGTCAGCATTATGGTGTTGATATTGCAGTCCCAGTTGGAGAATCAGTAAAAGCTTCTGCAGGAGGTCAAGTAGTCTTCTCCGGCTGGACGCCGGAATTGGGAAACCTTGTGGTCATCTATCATGGGAATGAATATTTCACTTACTACGGGCATAATAAAATTTTGTTGGTAAACTCACATGACCAAGTGAGTCGAGGTGATGTGATTGCATCCTCTGGAAATTCGGGAATGAGTTCCGGGCCTCATTTGCATTTTGAAATATGGAAAGAAGGCCTAGCAGTGGATCCTTTGTCGTATTTTCCGACGTTAAATAATACAAACATGAATGTGAATTGA
- a CDS encoding ParB/RepB/Spo0J family partition protein, with protein sequence MATNRLGKGIDALIRPPEKQDISPAGVTTIPISKIKANPHQPRKHFDNKALDELAASIKEKGVITPITVRADDNGYILIAGERRLRASKLVKRKQIPAYIIEVTSESEMMEVALIENIQRENLNPLEEAEAYAVLQGEFSLVQTDIAKAVGKSRSTVTNSLRLLQLPSEIKKSLRENKISAGHGRAILAMKTQSGMRNLWQMILSHDLSVRGAEAIVKGKADSKSKPKKSKLKSKNATVRQLESEIISILGTKVRLNHKGKKGGSIVVDYFSADDLERILDLLRSIE encoded by the coding sequence ATGGCAACTAATCGATTGGGAAAGGGGATCGATGCTCTAATTCGACCACCAGAAAAACAGGATATTTCTCCGGCAGGTGTGACCACCATTCCTATTTCAAAGATTAAAGCCAACCCTCACCAGCCACGAAAACATTTTGATAACAAAGCGTTGGATGAATTGGCCGCATCTATAAAAGAAAAAGGGGTCATTACACCTATCACTGTTCGTGCGGATGATAATGGATATATCCTTATTGCAGGTGAACGGCGCCTACGAGCATCCAAATTGGTTAAGCGCAAACAGATTCCCGCCTATATCATTGAAGTGACCAGTGAATCAGAAATGATGGAAGTGGCATTGATTGAAAATATCCAGCGGGAAAATCTGAACCCATTAGAAGAAGCTGAAGCTTATGCAGTTTTGCAGGGTGAATTCAGCCTCGTCCAAACAGATATTGCAAAAGCGGTGGGAAAAAGCCGTTCGACTGTTACAAATTCATTAAGATTACTTCAGCTTCCGTCAGAAATTAAAAAAAGTCTGCGGGAGAATAAAATTTCTGCAGGACATGGTAGAGCTATCCTGGCCATGAAAACACAATCGGGAATGCGGAACCTTTGGCAAATGATATTGAGCCATGATCTTTCTGTTAGAGGTGCCGAAGCTATTGTAAAAGGTAAAGCCGATTCTAAATCCAAACCCAAGAAATCAAAACTAAAATCAAAAAATGCTACAGTCCGCCAGCTCGAAAGTGAAATAATTTCTATCCTAGGGACAAAAGTTCGCCTGAATCATAAAGGCAAAAAGGGTGGCTCAATCGTGGTAGATTATTTTTCTGCTGATGATTTGGAACGTATTCTCGACCTTTTACGGTCAATCGAATAG
- a CDS encoding ParA family protein: protein MAHIISLTNQKGGVGKTTTSVNLSVSLAVSEVKTLLIDLDPQSNATTGIENLLIDPKGNIYDALIRGAASKDVITKTKLDHLDIITSTSDLVGAEVELVSIMAREHQLEKVLKPLLKKYDYILIDCPPSLGLLTLNALTCSDTVIIPIQCEYYALEGLGQLLNTIRLVQKNLNPNLEIEGVLLTMYDGRLNLSKQVAEEVRSYFEEKLFKTVIQRNVRLSEAPSFGKPALLYDANSTGAQNYMSLVEEILSDGN, encoded by the coding sequence ATGGCACATATTATATCATTAACAAATCAAAAAGGCGGTGTGGGTAAAACGACCACTTCTGTCAACCTATCTGTGAGTTTGGCTGTATCAGAAGTGAAAACTTTGTTAATTGATTTGGATCCCCAATCCAATGCCACAACGGGGATTGAAAATTTACTCATTGATCCCAAGGGGAATATTTATGATGCCCTAATCCGAGGTGCTGCATCAAAAGATGTTATTACCAAAACAAAGCTGGACCATTTGGATATTATTACATCCACCAGTGATTTGGTGGGTGCTGAAGTAGAATTGGTCAGTATTATGGCCCGTGAGCATCAATTGGAAAAAGTCCTGAAACCACTTCTGAAAAAATATGATTATATCCTCATTGACTGTCCCCCATCTCTGGGTTTGCTTACCCTGAATGCACTCACCTGTTCCGATACAGTTATTATTCCAATCCAATGTGAGTATTACGCATTAGAAGGATTGGGGCAGCTATTGAATACGATTCGATTGGTACAGAAAAATTTGAATCCCAATCTGGAAATAGAGGGTGTACTTTTAACCATGTATGATGGAAGATTAAATTTATCCAAACAGGTGGCAGAAGAAGTGCGTAGCTATTTCGAGGAAAAATTATTTAAAACTGTTATCCAGCGCAATGTACGGTTGAGTGAAGCACCTAGTTTTGGTAAACCGGCATTACTTTATGATGCCAATTCTACCGGTGCACAAAATTATATGTCATTGGTAGAGGAGATATTAAGCGATGGCAACTAA